From the genome of Streptomyces spinoverrucosus:
GCCAGCGCCTGAGCGACCAGGGCGCGCCCGCGGGCCGCGGCACGGCCGAGGATCCAGCTGGGCAGCCGGTGGATCGCGGAGAGTGGTGCTTCGGCCATGGATCCAGCCTAGTGCGTAATTCGTTGGTTTTCCCCATGACCTGATTTATCGTTGGGGCCCCCAACGAACTCATGGAGGTCCGATCGATGCGCCGCGTCCGGTACGACTCCCCCGGCGACCCCCTCCTCCTGGAGGAGGCACCCGTACCGGAACCGGCCCCCGGCGAGCTCCTCGTGCGATGCGAGGCCGTCGGGGTCACCCTCCCCGTGGTCCGCAAGGTCACCGAGGCCGCCGAGCCGGTCCCGCTCGGCGGCGAGGTCGCCGGGGAGGTGGTGGCGGCCGGGGCGGGCGTCACCCGTTTCCGTACCGGCGATCGGGTGACCGGCCTCTGCTTCGGCCACGGTTACGCCGACTTCGCGCTCCTGCACGAGGCCATGGCCTCCCCGATACCCGACGACGCCTCGGCCGTCGACGCCGTCGCACTGGTCCGCGGCGGCCTGGTCGCCCTCGGCGCCCTCGACGCGGCCCGGCCCGAGCCGGGCGAGGCCGCCCTGGTGACGGCGGCGGCGAGCGGCGTCGGCCATCCGGCCGTCCAACTCGCGCGACGGCGCGGCGCGGCCCGGGTGGTGGGTGCGGTCTCCACCCCGGCCAAGGCCGACTTCGTCCGCTCCCTCGGGGCCGACGCGGTCGTCGGTTACGGCGACGACGGCTGGGGCGAGCCCGTCGACTACGCCCTCGACGCCGTCGGCGGCGAGTTGCTCACCCCTGCCCTGGCCGCGCTCGCACCGGGGGGAGGCTCGTGGCGCCGGGAGCTGTGGCGGCTGTTCACCGGCGGTGAGCCGAGGCCCGCCGTGCACGGGAAGTTCGCGCTGGAGGACGCGGCGAAGGCGCACGAGGCGATCGAGTCGCGGAGCGACCTCGGGAAGGTCGTACTGCTCCCCTGACAACACGTCAGGCAACCTGGGAACCACCTCCGTTGCCCCTGCACGCTGCTTGCGGTGTGTCGCTGCGGCCAACTACCGTCTGTCGCGCATAGGTTGGACGTGGGATGTCCAGATGTTCAGACAAATGAAGGGCCTTTCATGCCGTCAAGACTCCGCGCACGTCTGAGAACCACCCTCACCGCGGGCGTCGTCCTGACAGCCGCCGCCCTACCGGGCCCCGCCCGAGCCCAACCCGCCTCGGCCGCACCGCTGTTCGAGGAGCAGATCCTGTTCAAGGCCTCGCAGGACCCGGGCTACGCCTGCTTCCGGATTCCGACGGTCGTGCAGACCACCAAGAACACACTGCTCGCGTTCGCCGAGGGACGGGTCCTCAACTGCGGGGACGCCACCGACATCGACATCGTGCTGAAGCGCTCCACCGACGGCGGCCGCACCTGGGGCCCGTTGCAGGTCGTCAACGACGGCGCCGGTGACACCCACGGCAACCCGACCCCGGTCGTCGACCGGGAGACCGGCCGGGTCCTGCTGGCGGAGACGTACAACACGGGCCGTGCCGACAGCGAGCACTGCGACGTCCCCTGCGACCGCACCCCCCATCTGCAGTACAGCGACGACGACGGCGTCACCTGGTCCACCCCCCGTGACCTCAGCCCGCAGATCCTGCCCTCGCACTGGAACTCCTGGTACGCCACCGGCCCCGTGCACGGCATCCAGCTCACCCAGGGCAGCAACGCCGGCCGGCTGGTGTTCGGCGTCAACACCGAGAGCTGGGACGGCAACCGGGTCACCGCGAACCACGCCGCGCTCATCCTCAGCGACGACGGCGGCACCACGTGGCGGGTCGGCGCCACCGACTCCTGGGCGCTCGCGGCCGACGGCAGTTTCCGTCAGAAGCCCTCCGAGATCTCCATGACCGAGCGCTCCGACGGCACGATCCTGGTCAGCGGCCGCGAACAGGAGGGCACCGACATCGGCCACCGATCCCAGGCCGTCAGCCGCGACGGCGGCGAGAGCTTCGCGGCCCCCTTCGAGGCCATCCCCGACCTCTACGCCCCCCAGGTCCAGGGCGCCACGCTGCGCCTCGGCGACCGCATCCTGCTGTCCTGCCCCGGCGACCCCGACCGCCGCCGGACCATGATGATCCGCTCCTCCTACGACGACGGCGAGACCTGGGACAGCGTGGACCGCGGCACCGTCGTCAGCGGCGACTGGTCCGGCTACTCCGACCTGGTGAACATCTCCGACAGCACCGTCGGCCTGATGTACGAGGGCGGCGTGGCCGACGCCCGCGACGAGATCCGCTTCGCCCGCTTCAACGAGGAGTGGCTCAAGCCCCGCCGCGGCGCCGACCCGACCACGCCCGACCGTGCCCTGCTCGCCCCCGAGGCCAACGTCCTGGGCGGTGCCTCGACCACCGCCGGCGTGCTCAACAGCGCCGTCACCTTCGACGGCGTCGACGACGCCGTACGCCTGCCGTATCGCGACGAACTCCTGCTCGGCAGCGAGGACTTCACCGCCTCCCTGTGGTTCCGCTACACCGCCACCAGTGGTGAGCAGCCGCTGCTGTGGATGGGCGGGGTGGGCACCAGCCAGCCGCAGGTGTGGCTGCGCGCCGAGCCCGCGAGCAACCGCGTGCGCGGGCTGATCACCACCCGGGAGGGCGTCCGGACCGTCAACACGGCCGCCGTGCAGACGACCGGCGCCCACAACGACGGCCAGTGGCACCACCTCGCGCTGCGCCGCGGCGACGGACAGCTGACCCTCTTCCTCGACGGCACCCCGGTCAGCACCGAGGACGTGCCCGGCTCGGTGAGCCGCAACTCGCCGTTCGGGGTGCACATCGGCCAGCGCATGGACAGCCGGGCCTTCTTCACCGGCGCGATCGACGAGGTCCGCGTCTGGGACAGTGCCCTGTCCGACGAGGAGATCGACCAGGTCCGCCGCACCCACACCGGCCCCTCCTTCAACAACGTCCTGTGGCTCCCCATGGACCAGGTGACCGCCGCCCGCTAACGTCCCGGAGCGTGCCCGACGATCGACGAGCACGACAGCGCGCGGGAACCGGGGTCGGACTGCTGCTGACCCTGGTTCTCGCAGCCGTGCTGCTCTCCGCACTCCCGGACGGCGAGGGGGAGGGCGGCGGCGCGTGCACGAGCCGTAAGGTCGCCTCCTGGTCGGCCGCTCACGCGCTCACCGGCGAGTTCGCCCGCTACGGCGACGACGCCGGCCGCACCGACGACTGGACCGGCGGCGACGGCACGCACTCGCTGAAGCTGCCGGACGGCCGGGTGCTGTGGCTGTTCTCCGACACCTTCCTCGGCCCCGTGCACCCCCCGCCCAACCCGTCCGGCGAGTCGTACGCCTGGCGCGATGCCACCGCCCCGATGGTGCGCAACTCGGCGGTGGTGATGTCCGGGGGCCGCCTGCGCACGACGCTCCCCGCACCCCTCTTCCCCGACCCGGCGGCCGGGCAGTGGCGCTGGCCCGTCGCGGCCCGGGTCGAGCCACGCGCGCCCGGCTCGTCGGAGCAGGTCGTGCGGGTGCTGCTGTGGACACGCGCGGCCGGCCAGTCGCCGTGGATCTACGGCGTCCCGCTCGCCACCGAGGTCGCCACGCTCTCCCTGCCGCAGCTGCGGGTCGAGTCCGTCACCAAGGTGTTCGACCAGCGGTCGGTGCCGGATCCGTCCCGGCGGGTGCTGTTCGGTACGACGCTGGTGGCCGAGGACGGCTGGACGTACGTCTTCGGCGGCGACGACGGGCAGGCCGTGTCCCGCCCGGCCTCGTCGGCGTATGTGGCGCGGGTGCCGGACGGCGGGCTCGCGGATCCGGCCGCCTGGGAGTACTGGAACGGCTCTGCGTGGGTCACCGGCACCCGTCCGGCCGCGGTGCTCGGCGACGAGCGGCGCACCGGGGTGGGCAGCGCGTTCTCGGTGGTGCGGGACGGGGACACGTACGTGCTGTTCACGATGGCGGCGGGTGCCGCCGGGCTGAGCACGGTGACGTCGTACTGGGCGTGCTCGCCCACCGGGCCCTGGCACGGGCCGACACGCGGCTTCAGCCCGCCGCTGCCGTCGGGCGGGGTCGCCGCGTACAACCCGCAGGCGCACCCGGACGTGGGCGGCGACGGGCGCCTGGTCCTCAGCTACGACGTCAACTGGCTGGGGGAGACGACGGGTGCGGCGGCGGCAGTCAGCCGGAACGTGACCCTGTACCGACCGCGGTTCGTGACCCTGAGGCTGAAGCCGGCCGAGTGACCTCTTCGCGCGGGTCGTGGGAGCGGCGCTTGGCGATCACCGCGCACACCATCAGCTGCATCTGGTGGAAGAGCATCAGCGGCAGCACGGCCAGCGAGGCCTGCGCGCCGAACAGCACACTCGCCATCGGCAGGCCGGAGGCCAGCGACTTCTTCGACCCGGCGAACTGGATGGCGATGCGGTCCTCCCGGTTGAAACCGAGTGCCTTGGCGCCGTACCAGGTCAGGGCGAGCATCACGGCGAGCAGCACCGCCTCCACGGCGAGCAGCCCGGCCAGCCGGACGGGGCTGACCTGGTGCCAGACGCCGTGGACCATGCCCTCGCTGAACGCGGTGTACACGACGAGGAGGATCGAGCCTCGGTCGACGTATCCGAGGCCCTTCTTGTGGCGGGCGACGAAACCGCCGATCCAGCGCCGCAGCAGCTGCCCGGCGAGGAACGGCACCAGCAGTTGCAGCACGATCTTGATGATCGAGTCGGCGTTGAACCCGCCCGCACCGCTGCCCAGCAGCGACGCGGCGAGCAGCGGGGTGATGACGATGCCCGCGAGGGAGGAGAAGGAGCCGGCGCAGATCGCGGCGGGCACGTTGCCGCGGGCGATCGAGGTGAACGCGATCGACGACTGGATGGTCGACGGGACCAGGGTGAGGAAGAGCAGGCCGGCCCACAGGGAGTGGGTCAGGAACACCGGGACCAGTCCGCGGGCGGCCAGTCCGAGCAGCGGGAAGACGACGAAGGTGCAGGCCAGGACGGTGACGTGGAGCCGCCAGTGCCTGAGTCCGTCCAGCGCCTCGCGGGTGGACAGGCGGGCGCCGTAGAGGAAGAAGAGGAAGGCGATCGCCGCGGTGGAGGCGCCGGAGGCCACGTCGGCGGCCGTACCCCGGGCCGGGAGGAGCGCCGCGAGGCCCACCGTCCCGAGCAACAGCAGGATGTACGGGTCGATCGGCATCCAGGACGGCGGGCGCAGGCGTTTCACGGTGCTCCACTTGCTTGAACATGAGGCTTGGATCTGAGGGCCGGTACGGGCTCACGGGTCCCCGCTCCATCTTGCGCCCTCACCCGCCGATCGTGAATCCGGCATACCACTCTGACTGTCATCACGGATCGCGATAACCTGCCCGTGTGTACGACCCCTCCCACCTGCGCACGTTCCTGGCCGTCGCCCAGACGCTGAGCTTCACGCAGGCCGCGCGGCGGCTCGGGCTGCGCCAGTCGACGGTCAGCCAGCACGTACGGCGGCTGGAGGACGTCACCGGACGCCAGCTGTTCAGCCGGGACACGCACTCCGTGGAGCTGACGGAGGACGGCGAAGCGATGCTGGGTTTCGCGCGCCGGATCCTGGCGGTGCACGAGCAGGCCACGGCGTTCTTCGCCGGCACCCGGCTGCGCGGCCGGCTCCGCTTCGGCGCCTCGGAGGACTTCGTGCTGACCCGGCTCCCGGAGATCCTGGAGGGCTTCCGCCACGACCACCCGGAGGTCGACCTGGAGCTCACGGTCGAGCTGTCCGGCACCCTGCACGAACACCTGGCCGCCGGAAAGCTGGACCTGGTCCTGGCGAAACGGCGCCCCGAGGACCCGCGCGGCGAACTGGTCTGGCACGACCGACTGGTGTGGATCGGCGCGGAACGCCTCCGCCTCGACCCCGACCGCCCGGTCCCGCTGATCGTCTATCCGCCACCGGGGATCACTCGCGCCCTCGCCCTGGAGGCCCTCGAACGCCAGGGCCGCGAGTGGCGCATCGCCTGCACCAGCGGCAGCCTCAACGGCCTCGTCGCCGCCGCCCGCGCGGGCCTCGGCGTGATGGCCCACTCCCGGGGCTTCGTCCCCCCGGGTCTGATCCGCGTCCCGGACCGCTTCGGCCTCCCCGAACTCGGCAAGGTCGACTTCGTCCTGGTCCACGGCCGCCGCCGCACCGGGGCCCAGGGCCCGGCGGACGCTTTGGCGGCGGCGATCCTGGCGGCGGGCGACCGGCTGCACCGGCGCTGACCACGCCGGCGACCGCGTCGTACAGATTCGGTGGAGATTACGCCGCCGAAACTTACTCCACCGTCAGGAATCTGTCCGACCCTTCCCCATGTGCACGCATTTTCCACGGCTGACCAGCGCGTACCTGAGCGCCGCTCCGCTTTCGCACCCCTCCCGTCACGACGGGCCGTGGGGTAGCTTTCACGGCCTGTGCGGGCGTCACAGGGAACCGTCACAGAGAGCGGGGAACGGGTTTGCGCGAGTTCAGCAATCCTCCGTTGGCGTTGGCACCCCCGGTGGGCGGTCTGGCCGACGTCGTCTTCGAGCACGCCCAGGACGACCCCCTGCACATCGCGCTCGGCCGCAAGGACGACGCCGGGCGCTGGCGGGACGTGACCAGCGCCGAGTTCCGCGACGAGGTGCTCGCCCTCGCCAAGGGCCTGCTCGCCGAGGGCATCCGGTTCGGCGACCGGGTCGCCATCATGTCCCGCACCCGCTACGAGTGGACGCTGTTCGACTTCGCGCTGTGGACGATCGGCGCCCAGGTGGTGCCCATCTACCCGACCTCCTCGGCCGAGCAGTGCTACTGGATGCTGTACGACGCGGAGGTGACGGCCGCGATCGTGGAGCACGAGGACCACTCGATGACCATCGCCACCGTCATCGACCGGCTGCCGAGGCTGCGCCGGCTGTGGCAGCTGGACGCGGGCGCGGTCCAGGAGCTGTACGACGCCGGCGCCCACCTCGACGACGAGGTGGTGCACCGGCACCGCAAGGCGGTCACTCCGGACACGGTGGCGACCGTCATCTACACCTCAGGGACGACCGGCCGGCCCAAGGGCTGTGTCATCTCGCACGGCAACTTCATGTACGAGGCGGACACCGTCATCGAGCGCTGGGAGCCGGTGTTCCACTCGAAGAAGGGCGACGAGGCGGCGACCCTGCTCTTCCTGCCGCTCGCGCACGTGTTCGGCCGGATGGTGGAGGTGGCCGCGATCCGCGGCAAGGTGCGCTTCGGCCACCAGCCGCAGCTCAACGCGGCCGCCCTGCTGCCCGACCTGGCCGCCTTCAAACCGACCTTCTTCCTGGCCGTGCCGTACATCTTCGAGAAGGTCTTCAACGCGGCCCGGCGCAAGGCCGAGCGGGAGGGCAAGGCGGGGCCCTTCGGGAAGGCCGTGGACATCGCCGTGCGGTACGCGGACGCGGTGGAGGCGAAGGCGTGGGGCGTCGGGCCCGGCCCGTCGACCGCGCTGCGCATGCAGCACCAGCTGTTCGACAAGCTCGTCTACTCCAAGGTGCGCGAGGCGATGGGTGGCCGGGTCCGGCACGCCATGTCCGGCGGCTCGGCGATGGACCGGCGGCTCGGCCTGTTCTTCGCGGGCGCGGGCGTGCAGATCTACGAGGGGTACGGCCTGACCGAGTCCACGGCGGCCGCGACGGCCAACCCGCCCGAGCGCACCCGCTACGGCACGGTCGGGCAGCCCATCCCCGGTGTCGCCGTGCACATCGCCGACGACGGCGAGATCTGGCTGCGCGGCGGCAACGTTTTCCAGGGCTACCTCAACAACCCCAAGGCCACCGACGAGACCCTGCACGACGGCTGGCTGGCCACCGGCGACCTGGGCTCCCTCGACGAGGACGGCTACCTCACCATCACCGGCCGCAAGAAGGAGATCCTGGTCACGTCGGGCGGCAAGAGCGTGGCTCCGGGGCTCCTGGAGGAACGCGTACGGGACCACCCGCTGGTCGCCCAGTGCATCCTGGTCGGCAACGACCGCCCGTACGTCGCCGCCCTGGTCACGCTCGACCAGGAGGCCGTCGAGCACTGGCTCCAGATGCGCAAGAAGCCCCGGCTCACCCCCGCCGAGCTGGTGCGCGACCCGGACCTGGAGACCGAGGTACGCAGGGCGGTGGTCGCCGCGAACACGCTCGTCTCCCAGGCCGAGTCGATCCGCACCTTCCGCATCCTGGCGCAGCCGTTCACCGAGGAGCACGGGCTGCTCACGCCGTCGCTGAAGCTGAAGCGGAAGGCGATCGAGAACGCCTACGCCCAGGAGGTCGAGGCGCTGTACCGGACGTAAGGCCGCTGTACCGGACGTAAGGCCGCTTCCGGCCCATTTTCCGGTCAGGAATGCATCCGGGCCCGTGATCGTTGACGATAGGAGTACCACCTGACGACAAGCGAAGGATCAAGAGCTCGTGAGCAGCAAGGTCCCCCCGATCATCCTCAACAACGGCGTCGAGATGCCCCAGCTGGGCTTCGGCGTGTGGCAGGTGCCGGACGACGAGGCGGAGCGGGCGGTCGCCACGGCGCTGGAGGCCGGGTACCGCAGCATCGACACAGCGGCGATCTACGGCAACGAAGAGGGCACCGGCAAGGCCATCGCCGCGTCCGGAGTCCCGCGCGAGGAGCTTTTCGTCACCACCAAGCTCTGGAACAGCGACCAGGGGTACGACTCCACCCTCCGCGCCTTCGACGTCTCCCTCGACAAGCTCGGCCTGGACTACGTGGACCTGTACCTGATCCACTGGCCGAGCCCGGCGAAGGGCAAGTACGTCGACACCTACAAGGCGTTCGAGAAGCTGCACTCCGACGGCCGGATCAAGGCGATCGGCGTCTCCAACTTCCTGACGGAGCACCTTGAGCGGCTGATCGCCGAGACGTCCGTCATCCCGGCCGTCAACCAGATCGAGCTGCACCCGCACCTGCAGCAGCACGCCGCCCGGGAGTTCCACGCGGAGCAGGGCATCGCCACCGAGGCCTGGTCGCCGCTGGGCTCGGGCAAGGGCCTGCTGGAAGTCCCGGCGATCGTCGCCATCGCCCAGAAGCACAACCGCACGCCCGCCCAGGTCGTGCTGCGCTGGCACCTCCAGCTCGGCAACGTGGTGATCCCCAAGTCCGTGACGCCGTCCCGGATCAAGGAGAACATCGACGTCTTCGACTTCAGCCTGGACACCGAGGACCTCGCGGCGATCAGCGCCCTGAACGAGGACCGCCGCCTCGGCCCGGACCCGGCCACGTTCGAGATGGGCTGACCTCAAGGTCGTACACCTGAAGGTCCTTCGAGGGCGCCCCGGGATCCACAGCGGTCCCGGGGCGTTCGCATGCGTGCCAGGTCCAGGTCCGTGTCCAGGTCCATGTCCAGGTTCAGGTTCAGGTCCACGTCAAGGTCCGCAGACGTCCCGGTACGGCACGGACGGCACATACCTCCGCCACTCGGCCTCGGTGAGCCCGCCGCCCGCCCGGGCGCACAGGGCGTCGGCGGCCCGGTCGGGCCTCATCTCCCGTGGCCGGGCGGCCAGATGGGGTGTGGCGATGCTCAACCGGCCACCGCTCCCGCTGAACTCCAGCCGCAGCACGGGCCCGTCCCCGACCGGCAGCACAGCGGCCGGCAGCCCCGGTGCCGCCGTCTCCCACACCCGTACCGATCCGTCGGACCCGCTCACGGCGAGCAGCGCGCCGTCCGCCGAGAACGCCAGGACCGGCCCGTCGATCGCCGGGTCGACCGCCCGCAGGACGGCGATCCAGTCCTCAAGGCCCGTCACACGCGTACCGGTTCACGAGCCC
Proteins encoded in this window:
- a CDS encoding DUF4185 domain-containing protein, whose amino-acid sequence is MPDDRRARQRAGTGVGLLLTLVLAAVLLSALPDGEGEGGGACTSRKVASWSAAHALTGEFARYGDDAGRTDDWTGGDGTHSLKLPDGRVLWLFSDTFLGPVHPPPNPSGESYAWRDATAPMVRNSAVVMSGGRLRTTLPAPLFPDPAAGQWRWPVAARVEPRAPGSSEQVVRVLLWTRAAGQSPWIYGVPLATEVATLSLPQLRVESVTKVFDQRSVPDPSRRVLFGTTLVAEDGWTYVFGGDDGQAVSRPASSAYVARVPDGGLADPAAWEYWNGSAWVTGTRPAAVLGDERRTGVGSAFSVVRDGDTYVLFTMAAGAAGLSTVTSYWACSPTGPWHGPTRGFSPPLPSGGVAAYNPQAHPDVGGDGRLVLSYDVNWLGETTGAAAAVSRNVTLYRPRFVTLRLKPAE
- a CDS encoding quinone oxidoreductase family protein: MRRVRYDSPGDPLLLEEAPVPEPAPGELLVRCEAVGVTLPVVRKVTEAAEPVPLGGEVAGEVVAAGAGVTRFRTGDRVTGLCFGHGYADFALLHEAMASPIPDDASAVDAVALVRGGLVALGALDAARPEPGEAALVTAAASGVGHPAVQLARRRGAARVVGAVSTPAKADFVRSLGADAVVGYGDDGWGEPVDYALDAVGGELLTPALAALAPGGGSWRRELWRLFTGGEPRPAVHGKFALEDAAKAHEAIESRSDLGKVVLLP
- a CDS encoding LysR substrate-binding domain-containing protein, producing MYDPSHLRTFLAVAQTLSFTQAARRLGLRQSTVSQHVRRLEDVTGRQLFSRDTHSVELTEDGEAMLGFARRILAVHEQATAFFAGTRLRGRLRFGASEDFVLTRLPEILEGFRHDHPEVDLELTVELSGTLHEHLAAGKLDLVLAKRRPEDPRGELVWHDRLVWIGAERLRLDPDRPVPLIVYPPPGITRALALEALERQGREWRIACTSGSLNGLVAAARAGLGVMAHSRGFVPPGLIRVPDRFGLPELGKVDFVLVHGRRRTGAQGPADALAAAILAAGDRLHRR
- a CDS encoding AMP-dependent synthetase/ligase codes for the protein MREFSNPPLALAPPVGGLADVVFEHAQDDPLHIALGRKDDAGRWRDVTSAEFRDEVLALAKGLLAEGIRFGDRVAIMSRTRYEWTLFDFALWTIGAQVVPIYPTSSAEQCYWMLYDAEVTAAIVEHEDHSMTIATVIDRLPRLRRLWQLDAGAVQELYDAGAHLDDEVVHRHRKAVTPDTVATVIYTSGTTGRPKGCVISHGNFMYEADTVIERWEPVFHSKKGDEAATLLFLPLAHVFGRMVEVAAIRGKVRFGHQPQLNAAALLPDLAAFKPTFFLAVPYIFEKVFNAARRKAEREGKAGPFGKAVDIAVRYADAVEAKAWGVGPGPSTALRMQHQLFDKLVYSKVREAMGGRVRHAMSGGSAMDRRLGLFFAGAGVQIYEGYGLTESTAAATANPPERTRYGTVGQPIPGVAVHIADDGEIWLRGGNVFQGYLNNPKATDETLHDGWLATGDLGSLDEDGYLTITGRKKEILVTSGGKSVAPGLLEERVRDHPLVAQCILVGNDRPYVAALVTLDQEAVEHWLQMRKKPRLTPAELVRDPDLETEVRRAVVAANTLVSQAESIRTFRILAQPFTEEHGLLTPSLKLKRKAIENAYAQEVEALYRT
- a CDS encoding sialidase family protein yields the protein MPSRLRARLRTTLTAGVVLTAAALPGPARAQPASAAPLFEEQILFKASQDPGYACFRIPTVVQTTKNTLLAFAEGRVLNCGDATDIDIVLKRSTDGGRTWGPLQVVNDGAGDTHGNPTPVVDRETGRVLLAETYNTGRADSEHCDVPCDRTPHLQYSDDDGVTWSTPRDLSPQILPSHWNSWYATGPVHGIQLTQGSNAGRLVFGVNTESWDGNRVTANHAALILSDDGGTTWRVGATDSWALAADGSFRQKPSEISMTERSDGTILVSGREQEGTDIGHRSQAVSRDGGESFAAPFEAIPDLYAPQVQGATLRLGDRILLSCPGDPDRRRTMMIRSSYDDGETWDSVDRGTVVSGDWSGYSDLVNISDSTVGLMYEGGVADARDEIRFARFNEEWLKPRRGADPTTPDRALLAPEANVLGGASTTAGVLNSAVTFDGVDDAVRLPYRDELLLGSEDFTASLWFRYTATSGEQPLLWMGGVGTSQPQVWLRAEPASNRVRGLITTREGVRTVNTAAVQTTGAHNDGQWHHLALRRGDGQLTLFLDGTPVSTEDVPGSVSRNSPFGVHIGQRMDSRAFFTGAIDEVRVWDSALSDEEIDQVRRTHTGPSFNNVLWLPMDQVTAAR
- a CDS encoding bile acid:sodium symporter family protein; amino-acid sequence: MPIDPYILLLLGTVGLAALLPARGTAADVASGASTAAIAFLFFLYGARLSTREALDGLRHWRLHVTVLACTFVVFPLLGLAARGLVPVFLTHSLWAGLLFLTLVPSTIQSSIAFTSIARGNVPAAICAGSFSSLAGIVITPLLAASLLGSGAGGFNADSIIKIVLQLLVPFLAGQLLRRWIGGFVARHKKGLGYVDRGSILLVVYTAFSEGMVHGVWHQVSPVRLAGLLAVEAVLLAVMLALTWYGAKALGFNREDRIAIQFAGSKKSLASGLPMASVLFGAQASLAVLPLMLFHQMQLMVCAVIAKRRSHDPREEVTRPASASGSRTAVGTGSRSG
- a CDS encoding aldo/keto reductase codes for the protein MSSKVPPIILNNGVEMPQLGFGVWQVPDDEAERAVATALEAGYRSIDTAAIYGNEEGTGKAIAASGVPREELFVTTKLWNSDQGYDSTLRAFDVSLDKLGLDYVDLYLIHWPSPAKGKYVDTYKAFEKLHSDGRIKAIGVSNFLTEHLERLIAETSVIPAVNQIELHPHLQQHAAREFHAEQGIATEAWSPLGSGKGLLEVPAIVAIAQKHNRTPAQVVLRWHLQLGNVVIPKSVTPSRIKENIDVFDFSLDTEDLAAISALNEDRRLGPDPATFEMG
- a CDS encoding WD40 repeat domain-containing protein is translated as MTGLEDWIAVLRAVDPAIDGPVLAFSADGALLAVSGSDGSVRVWETAAPGLPAAVLPVGDGPVLRLEFSGSGGRLSIATPHLAARPREMRPDRAADALCARAGGGLTEAEWRRYVPSVPYRDVCGP